The following coding sequences lie in one Peribacillus frigoritolerans genomic window:
- a CDS encoding tyrosine-type recombinase/integrase, giving the protein MDTSAKDEMIFSFAEWLRDQGKSANTIKTYTGVLSQFCDQTQKILMEIHSEDVQGYLDYLENCKKSPGTIEKHYIALNVFFKFLGKPQVMLSVERKVKEHKLEVPETLSINEQQILLRDIEAEGNLRNIAIVYLLLHTGIRVSELCDLNGRDVIMETERNYILVRNAKGEIDRSVPLTISAIQHVQNYLCSLKDKADPLFISSYNQRITPRSVQYILKKYNVHPHKLRHTFCQRLVDNGIDIQTISKLAGHKDLNVTKRYLKEKSLDLANAIDQTFTKH; this is encoded by the coding sequence ATGGATACCTCTGCTAAAGATGAAATGATTTTTTCGTTTGCTGAATGGTTGAGAGACCAAGGCAAATCAGCTAATACGATCAAAACGTATACTGGTGTCCTTTCACAGTTTTGTGACCAGACACAAAAGATATTGATGGAGATTCATTCTGAAGATGTTCAGGGTTATCTTGATTATTTGGAAAATTGCAAGAAAAGCCCAGGAACTATCGAAAAACACTATATCGCCTTAAATGTTTTCTTTAAATTTTTAGGTAAACCGCAAGTAATGCTTTCTGTGGAACGTAAGGTTAAGGAGCACAAGCTTGAGGTACCTGAAACTTTAAGCATAAATGAACAGCAGATTTTGTTAAGAGATATAGAAGCAGAAGGAAATCTAAGAAACATTGCCATCGTCTACCTTTTGTTACATACAGGAATCCGTGTCTCCGAATTATGTGACTTAAATGGCCGCGACGTCATCATGGAAACAGAACGAAATTATATACTTGTCAGGAACGCAAAAGGTGAAATCGATAGATCCGTTCCACTTACAATATCGGCTATACAGCATGTACAAAATTATCTTTGTTCTTTAAAAGATAAAGCAGATCCGTTATTCATCTCAAGCTATAATCAAAGGATTACTCCGAGGTCAGTTCAATATATATTAAAAAAATACAATGTGCATCCACATAAACTGAGACATACCTTTTGCCAAAGGTTAGTGGATAATGGAATAGATATACAAACGATATCCAAGCTTGCCGGTCATAAAGATTTAAACGTAACGAAGCGTTATCTAAAAGAAAAATCGCTGGACCTGGCAAATGCGATAGACCAAACTTTCACCAAACATTAA
- a CDS encoding efflux RND transporter permease subunit: MNSIIKFSLKNKLAIWLLTIIIVAAGLYSGLNMKQETIPSISTPLISISTVYPGAAPEEVADKLTDQIEQKVTNLPGVELVSSSSMANASSVQLQYDYDTDMDDAVKEVKEALEKLELPEGVDAPSVSKLELNAFPVVALSVTDKGSDLPALTKNVEEVLVPKLEGIDGVTSVSISGQQVNEGSLVFDEEKMAQYGLDEETVKKVIQAANVNMPLGIYNFDDKEKTIVVDGNISTLKDLKNIKIPLTGGSQTGTPAQTGPETNQSTPDMATGPAQLQNVKLSDIADVKITGKAESISRTNGSESIGIQVTRSPDADTVAIVDEVNEEASNFKEEFKGVSVHTTLDQAKPIKDSVETMISKALFGCLFAVIVIMLFLRNFKTTLISVISIPLSLLAALLVLKQMDISLNVMTLGAMTVAIGRVVDDSIVVIENIYRRMALKGEQLKGGELIRSATKEMFIPILSSTIVTVAVYLPLASVTGPVGELFMPFALTMVFALVASLIIAITLVPAMADSLFKKGLSKKELKSHEEKPSKLSAFYRKALDWSLNHKLITFGTAIVLLVGSLFLIPSIGVSFMPADEEKTIIVTYTPAPGELKEDIEKQTEKVEKYFMDKNDVKTVQYTLGESMMGGMMGGSSNSALFYVLYDEDTENFGDKKETVIKDLTELDSPGTWKQQEFTSTSSNETTLFVYGNTQKDIEPVIDDIQNIMKKNKDLKDVDTSLSDAYEQYTLVADQEKLSDLGLTAAQIGMSIANTNKDDALTTIKKDGEEVKVYVETKETTFEDKKDLENTKISSPMGMEIPLKELVKIEEGKASDTISRRDGKIYADVSATIKTDDVAAVTADVQKEVDKLDLPASVTIDYGGVTEDIQESFTQLGIAMLAAVAIVYFVLVVTFHGGLAPIAILFSLPFTVIGALAGLFVAGETISVSAMMGVLMLIGIVVTNAIVLVDRVIKNEESGLSTREALLEAGATRLRPILMTALATIGALIPLAIGAEGSGLISQGLGITVIGGLVSSTLLTLVIVPVVYEVIIKIGKKKKKTVK, encoded by the coding sequence TTGAATTCAATAATTAAATTTTCATTAAAGAATAAATTGGCAATTTGGTTGCTTACGATCATCATCGTTGCAGCTGGTTTATACTCAGGTTTAAACATGAAACAAGAAACCATTCCAAGCATCTCGACTCCTTTAATAAGCATCTCCACTGTATATCCTGGAGCTGCACCTGAAGAAGTAGCAGATAAACTCACGGACCAGATTGAGCAGAAAGTAACAAATTTGCCAGGAGTAGAATTAGTCAGTTCTTCGTCCATGGCTAATGCCTCTTCCGTCCAATTACAATATGATTATGATACGGATATGGACGACGCTGTAAAAGAAGTGAAAGAAGCTTTAGAGAAATTAGAACTGCCTGAGGGTGTGGATGCCCCAAGCGTCTCAAAATTAGAATTAAACGCTTTTCCTGTCGTCGCCCTCAGTGTAACAGATAAGGGTTCTGATTTACCAGCTCTTACAAAAAACGTCGAAGAGGTGTTGGTGCCTAAACTTGAAGGGATTGACGGCGTGACTTCCGTATCAATTTCCGGACAACAAGTAAATGAAGGCAGCCTTGTATTCGACGAGGAAAAGATGGCTCAATACGGGCTCGATGAAGAAACCGTAAAGAAGGTTATCCAGGCCGCAAACGTCAACATGCCGCTTGGCATATATAACTTTGATGATAAAGAAAAAACGATCGTTGTGGATGGAAACATCTCCACATTAAAAGACCTGAAAAATATAAAGATACCTTTAACCGGCGGCTCTCAAACAGGAACGCCAGCACAAACCGGACCGGAAACCAATCAATCAACTCCTGATATGGCAACAGGTCCTGCCCAACTGCAAAATGTCAAATTATCAGACATTGCCGATGTTAAAATCACCGGTAAGGCTGAATCGATTTCAAGAACAAACGGTAGCGAATCGATTGGAATCCAGGTTACAAGATCGCCTGATGCCGATACAGTTGCAATCGTAGACGAAGTAAACGAAGAAGCATCTAATTTCAAAGAGGAGTTTAAAGGCGTAAGTGTACACACTACGCTCGATCAAGCTAAACCGATTAAAGATTCTGTTGAAACCATGATCAGCAAGGCACTCTTCGGCTGTCTGTTTGCCGTCATTGTTATCATGCTGTTCCTTAGGAACTTTAAAACGACTCTCATTTCCGTCATTTCGATTCCATTATCCCTGTTAGCAGCGCTTTTGGTGCTCAAACAAATGGATATTTCCTTGAATGTCATGACACTTGGGGCAATGACGGTTGCCATTGGCCGAGTCGTCGATGACTCCATTGTCGTCATTGAAAATATTTATAGAAGAATGGCCTTAAAAGGCGAACAATTAAAAGGCGGCGAATTAATACGATCAGCCACTAAGGAAATGTTCATCCCTATCCTTTCATCGACAATCGTTACTGTAGCCGTATACCTGCCTTTAGCAAGCGTTACAGGACCTGTCGGGGAACTATTCATGCCATTTGCCTTAACAATGGTGTTTGCATTAGTCGCTTCATTAATAATCGCCATCACTCTTGTTCCGGCAATGGCAGACTCTTTATTTAAAAAGGGACTATCTAAAAAAGAATTAAAATCACATGAAGAAAAACCAAGCAAACTATCGGCATTCTACCGAAAAGCACTGGATTGGTCGTTAAACCATAAGTTAATCACTTTCGGTACAGCCATTGTATTATTGGTCGGCAGCTTATTCCTGATCCCAAGCATCGGTGTCAGCTTCATGCCTGCAGATGAAGAAAAAACGATTATCGTCACATACACTCCCGCACCTGGAGAGTTAAAAGAGGATATTGAAAAGCAAACAGAAAAAGTAGAAAAATACTTCATGGATAAAAACGATGTGAAGACCGTTCAATACACACTTGGTGAAAGCATGATGGGCGGCATGATGGGTGGCTCGAGTAACTCGGCTCTCTTCTATGTACTCTATGATGAAGACACCGAGAATTTCGGGGACAAAAAAGAAACCGTCATAAAAGATTTAACTGAACTTGATTCACCTGGAACATGGAAACAACAAGAATTCACGTCAACATCAAGCAACGAAACAACTCTATTTGTTTACGGAAATACACAAAAAGATATTGAACCGGTAATTGACGATATTCAAAATATCATGAAGAAAAATAAAGATTTAAAAGATGTTGATACAAGTCTTTCCGATGCTTATGAGCAATATACTCTAGTTGCAGATCAAGAAAAGCTAAGTGACCTTGGACTGACAGCTGCACAAATCGGCATGTCCATTGCCAATACGAATAAAGATGATGCTTTAACTACCATTAAGAAAGATGGAGAAGAAGTCAAAGTATATGTCGAGACAAAAGAAACGACATTCGAAGACAAAAAAGATCTTGAGAATACGAAAATTTCTTCTCCAATGGGAATGGAAATCCCATTGAAAGAGCTTGTGAAAATCGAAGAAGGCAAAGCTTCCGATACAATCAGCCGCCGCGATGGAAAAATTTATGCCGACGTGTCTGCAACTATCAAAACGGATGATGTGGCAGCAGTAACAGCAGATGTACAAAAGGAAGTTGATAAATTGGACCTTCCGGCAAGTGTCACTATAGACTATGGCGGAGTGACTGAAGATATCCAAGAATCATTCACTCAACTTGGTATCGCTATGTTAGCGGCCGTTGCTATCGTATACTTTGTCCTAGTCGTTACTTTCCATGGTGGTTTAGCACCAATAGCCATTCTCTTCTCCTTACCATTTACGGTAATCGGGGCATTGGCAGGGCTATTCGTTGCAGGTGAGACCATCAGCGTTTCGGCAATGATGGGTGTCCTGATGCTTATTGGTATCGTTGTAACCAATGCCATCGTATTGGTGGACCGTGTTATCAAGAATGAAGAATCAGGGCTATCTACCAGGGAAGCTTTACTCGAGGCAGGAGCCACCCGTCTACGCCCAATCCTGATGACTGCCCTTGCCACAATCGGAGCTTTAATACCTCTGGCAATCGGTGCAGAAGGCAGTGGATTAATATCACAAGGTTTGGGAATTACCGTTATTGGCGGACTTGTGAGTTCTACATTGCTAACACTTGTAATAGTACCGGTAGTATATGAAGTCATAATTAAAATAGGTAAAAAGAAGAAAAAAACAGTTAAGTAA
- a CDS encoding TetR/AcrR family transcriptional regulator, with protein sequence MKEKNKMIIDKSVELFAEKGYHATSVQEIAEKCGIAKGSFYNHFKSKEELLVSIFKFYYEALTDSLLDLELDASLSSKDKFMRQITVHIEHMTGNTNLIQMMMQEQMVHISKELDRFLHYIHEEGLIWFKRKITELYPGLSPDLLPDCTIILDSLFKGYIGILIRKQNAFDVELLPSFILNRMDSIIASLQNMEDPLLKQFPLPGCSMRDMSPKEEIHSIIVRMLEVETRKEEGMDTRKNTEALKAIQEEFSKVRPSPIILESLLLFLEKNDKRSPLSSKLILMMKDYLTSL encoded by the coding sequence ATGAAAGAAAAAAATAAGATGATCATAGATAAGTCTGTAGAACTTTTCGCGGAGAAAGGCTATCATGCCACTTCCGTTCAGGAAATTGCTGAAAAATGTGGGATAGCAAAGGGGTCTTTTTATAATCATTTTAAGTCGAAGGAAGAATTACTGGTCTCCATTTTTAAATTTTATTATGAAGCGTTGACGGACTCATTGCTTGATCTTGAACTGGATGCTTCGTTGTCCAGTAAAGACAAGTTCATGAGGCAAATCACTGTTCACATTGAGCATATGACGGGAAATACCAACTTGATTCAAATGATGATGCAGGAACAAATGGTCCATATCAGCAAAGAACTAGATAGATTTTTACATTATATCCATGAAGAGGGCTTGATTTGGTTCAAGCGTAAAATCACTGAGTTATACCCGGGACTTTCGCCTGATCTTTTGCCGGATTGCACCATAATTTTGGATTCCCTTTTCAAAGGATATATCGGAATATTGATCAGGAAACAAAATGCTTTCGATGTGGAATTGTTACCTAGCTTCATATTGAACCGGATGGATTCAATTATCGCAAGCCTGCAGAACATGGAAGATCCATTATTGAAACAATTTCCCCTACCAGGATGCTCGATGCGGGATATGAGCCCAAAAGAGGAAATCCATTCGATCATCGTCAGGATGCTGGAAGTGGAAACACGTAAAGAAGAGGGCATGGATACACGTAAAAATACGGAAGCTTTAAAGGCGATCCAGGAAGAATTTTCAAAAGTTAGGCCAAGCCCCATCATCTTGGAAAGTCTTTTGTTATTTTTGGAAAAAAATGATAAAAGAAGTCCCTTGTCTTCAAAACTTATCTTAATGATGAAGGATTATTTGACAAGTTTATGA
- a CDS encoding diacylglycerol/lipid kinase family protein produces the protein MRWKKGMLIYNENAGNDKLERNLEGCLPIIAPHIDEFLIMKTKEKGDACRFCLEYGEAMDVVFVLGGDGTVHECVNGLSPLPRRPLFGILPGGTCNDFSRTLKIPQNVRQAAEALVNGKVRSIDIGQANNDYFSNFWGVGLISDASSNIVEQEKNRFGKIGYLLSAVRTIGENAPFSYKLKYDGNVIEGEAVMILVLNGCFIGTNLLPFPMISPDDGLFGVAILENASLGAFLEIIAMKRSWTQNMISDSGVNYLQADTLTIETKRPLDVDMDGENYRRTPARIKVLAQHLSVLTPN, from the coding sequence ATGCGATGGAAAAAGGGAATGCTGATTTATAATGAAAATGCCGGTAATGATAAACTCGAAAGGAATCTTGAGGGTTGTCTTCCAATAATAGCTCCGCATATTGATGAGTTTCTCATTATGAAAACGAAGGAAAAAGGCGATGCATGCCGTTTTTGCTTGGAATATGGTGAAGCCATGGATGTAGTTTTCGTTTTAGGAGGAGATGGAACGGTACATGAGTGTGTAAATGGCCTTTCGCCGCTTCCGAGGCGGCCGCTGTTTGGGATTTTACCTGGAGGGACTTGCAATGACTTCTCCAGAACATTAAAGATTCCTCAAAATGTTCGTCAAGCTGCAGAAGCATTAGTGAATGGCAAGGTTCGTTCAATTGATATTGGCCAGGCCAACAACGATTATTTTTCTAATTTTTGGGGAGTAGGGCTTATTTCAGATGCATCAAGCAATATTGTTGAGCAGGAAAAAAACAGGTTTGGAAAGATAGGATATTTATTAAGTGCTGTAAGGACGATTGGCGAGAATGCTCCCTTTTCCTATAAACTAAAATATGATGGGAATGTTATTGAAGGGGAAGCAGTTATGATTTTGGTTTTGAATGGTTGTTTTATCGGCACCAATTTATTGCCCTTTCCCATGATCAGTCCAGATGATGGACTCTTCGGCGTTGCCATCTTGGAAAATGCAAGCCTTGGTGCATTTTTAGAAATAATAGCGATGAAGCGTTCATGGACGCAAAATATGATCTCTGACTCTGGGGTGAATTATTTACAAGCCGATACCCTGACCATTGAAACCAAGAGGCCGCTTGATGTGGATATGGATGGAGAGAACTATAGACGAACTCCTGCACGCATTAAAGTCCTTGCCCAACATTTGTCAGTATTAACTCCAAATTAA
- a CDS encoding efflux RND transporter periplasmic adaptor subunit, whose translation MSGKWKMAAVSIASVVLITVNLYLIEKKESKVERTVFVENWTKVKKDTITDTIQTNGVIKPVEEYDIYFDTKKNDFKKFLVKEGDAITAGSSLFEYTTTELDALKANIEAEKTEAEGEIAGIEEYIGKLRSYQGNLTSNPEKAAIDESVEKNLKIDITTSSSDLIKSNIEQEMYKQELEKNSLNEKVKMLDAKLSSIEGQSGAIMSTSEADGVVKNINKNLNNPIISIVSTNMAIEGDFTEEEMKKAEVGMTIKASSSDSKTALKGKIGRIHSYPAEEPSLKKDNRFPFQALIESEGEETEALLVGSKVNLTVITNEKAGVPSIPIEAVQYHKQPYVYKLTKKGYVDKHYITKGLKAEGMQEIIKGPSVGDVILMEPDVAKNHSYFITPIQFEKVKAATYKKFTSREKVRYLLLGILEK comes from the coding sequence ATGAGCGGGAAATGGAAAATGGCGGCGGTCTCCATTGCGTCGGTAGTGTTAATAACCGTTAATTTATACCTTATTGAAAAAAAAGAAAGCAAAGTGGAACGAACTGTTTTCGTTGAAAACTGGACAAAGGTAAAAAAAGATACAATTACGGATACTATTCAAACAAATGGGGTAATTAAACCTGTAGAAGAGTATGATATCTATTTTGACACCAAGAAAAATGATTTTAAGAAATTCCTTGTTAAAGAAGGCGATGCGATTACGGCTGGCTCCTCGTTGTTTGAGTATACGACGACTGAACTTGATGCTCTTAAAGCGAATATAGAAGCAGAGAAAACGGAAGCTGAGGGAGAAATTGCAGGGATTGAGGAATACATAGGGAAGTTGAGGTCTTATCAAGGGAACCTGACCAGTAACCCTGAAAAAGCAGCCATTGATGAATCGGTGGAAAAAAACTTGAAAATTGATATAACAACAAGTTCCTCAGATCTTATTAAAAGTAACATTGAGCAAGAAATGTACAAGCAGGAACTGGAAAAAAACAGCTTGAATGAAAAAGTGAAAATGCTTGACGCTAAATTAAGTTCAATTGAGGGTCAGTCCGGTGCGATCATGTCGACGAGTGAGGCTGATGGTGTAGTTAAAAATATCAATAAAAACCTGAATAATCCCATTATATCCATTGTTTCGACAAATATGGCAATTGAAGGGGATTTCACCGAAGAGGAAATGAAAAAGGCTGAAGTGGGCATGACTATAAAAGCAAGTTCCTCTGATTCAAAAACGGCATTGAAAGGGAAGATAGGCCGCATCCATTCCTATCCCGCTGAAGAGCCGTCATTAAAAAAAGATAACAGATTTCCATTTCAGGCACTAATCGAATCGGAAGGTGAAGAAACGGAAGCTTTGTTGGTGGGATCCAAAGTGAACCTTACTGTAATAACCAATGAGAAAGCAGGTGTACCCTCCATTCCTATAGAGGCGGTACAATACCATAAACAGCCTTATGTTTACAAATTGACTAAAAAAGGCTATGTGGATAAACATTACATTACAAAAGGGCTTAAGGCTGAAGGGATGCAAGAAATCATAAAGGGACCGTCGGTGGGTGACGTCATCCTAATGGAGCCGGATGTGGCGAAGAACCATTCTTATTTTATTACCCCAATCCAATTTGAAAAAGTGAAAGCGGCAACTTATAAAAAATTCACCTCTAGGGAAAAAGTAAGATATCTGTTGCTTGGCATTTTGGAAAAATAA
- a CDS encoding cation:dicarboxylate symporter family transporter, with the protein MKKFKLSLASQIFIGLILGIIVGAIFYGNESAQSFLQPFGDIFLRMIKMIVVPIIVSSLIVAVAGVGDLKAVGKLGAKSLSYFVVVTMIAIAVGLISANIIQPGAGVNMDKLEQTDISTYVDTAETKQHESFVDTLVHIVPSNPVKAMVEGDMLAIIFFSVLFGLSIAAIGEKGKPVFRFFQGVAEGMFYLTNMVMKFAPIGVFALIGVTISKFGLESLIPLGKLALSVYGTMIFFVIVILGLIAKFVGFNIFTLIKLLKEELILAFSTASSEAVLPKIMEKMEKAGCPKHIATFVIPTGYSFNLDGSTLYQALAAIFIAQMYGIDLSVYEQITLMLVLMITSKGIAGVPGVSFVVLLATLGTVGIPIEGLAFIAGIDRILDMGRTVVNVIGNSLAAIVISKWEGQFNPPSKKELEQVS; encoded by the coding sequence ATGAAGAAATTCAAATTAAGTTTAGCTAGCCAAATTTTCATTGGTTTAATTCTAGGGATTATCGTTGGTGCCATTTTTTATGGTAATGAGTCGGCCCAAAGCTTTTTACAGCCATTCGGAGACATTTTCCTACGAATGATTAAAATGATCGTAGTGCCGATCATCGTATCCAGCCTTATCGTTGCAGTTGCCGGTGTAGGTGATTTGAAAGCGGTAGGTAAACTAGGTGCTAAATCATTATCATACTTTGTTGTTGTAACTATGATAGCGATTGCTGTTGGTTTAATTTCAGCGAATATTATCCAGCCTGGTGCTGGTGTGAATATGGATAAACTGGAACAAACTGATATCTCCACATATGTTGATACAGCAGAAACTAAGCAGCATGAATCGTTCGTAGATACACTCGTGCACATCGTACCATCCAATCCAGTTAAAGCAATGGTAGAAGGCGATATGCTAGCGATCATTTTCTTCTCCGTGTTGTTTGGACTTAGTATTGCGGCCATCGGTGAAAAAGGTAAACCAGTATTCCGTTTCTTCCAAGGTGTAGCTGAAGGAATGTTCTACCTGACTAACATGGTCATGAAATTCGCTCCTATCGGTGTATTTGCATTAATCGGTGTGACTATCTCCAAGTTCGGTTTGGAATCTTTAATTCCGTTAGGAAAGTTAGCGCTTTCTGTTTACGGAACAATGATTTTCTTTGTAATTGTCATCCTGGGTCTTATTGCAAAATTTGTAGGATTCAATATCTTTACATTGATTAAACTTCTAAAAGAAGAATTGATTCTTGCTTTCTCTACTGCAAGTTCTGAAGCGGTTCTTCCGAAAATCATGGAAAAAATGGAGAAAGCGGGATGTCCGAAACATATTGCTACATTTGTTATCCCGACTGGATACTCTTTTAACCTTGATGGTTCTACATTATACCAAGCGTTAGCAGCTATCTTCATCGCTCAAATGTACGGAATCGATTTAAGCGTGTATGAGCAAATTACGCTGATGCTAGTGTTAATGATCACATCCAAAGGGATTGCTGGTGTACCAGGTGTATCTTTCGTAGTTCTTTTAGCGACATTGGGAACTGTCGGTATTCCTATTGAAGGTCTAGCATTTATTGCCGGTATCGACCGTATTCTTGATATGGGACGTACAGTAGTAAACGTTATCGGTAATTCACTTGCGGCAATCGTTATCTCTAAATGGGAAGGTCAATTCAACCCTCCTTCCAAAAAAGAATTAGAACAAGTTTCTTAA
- a CDS encoding class I SAM-dependent methyltransferase, translated as MDKIEKGFIINSFHGAASVYADATKKLGLWQSENYAFEKYLNRKDAILDIGCGTGRTTFALYKKGFQNLTGIDLTPAMLNEAEKIGHEYNLDIPFFLGDATDLPFNDTSFDKAIFAFNGLMQIPQRKNRTLALKEINRILKPEGLFIFTTHDRDKNENYLNFWEQEEMIWCVGKQDERLYEFGDIFTSGKTLQEDTYLHIPTKLEVLECLEEARFTVIESFYRSELFHENDDVIAFSSDCRFWIVQK; from the coding sequence ATGGATAAAATTGAAAAAGGTTTTATCATTAATTCTTTTCATGGAGCCGCTTCCGTTTATGCTGATGCAACTAAAAAATTAGGTCTGTGGCAATCAGAGAATTATGCATTCGAAAAATATTTAAATCGGAAAGATGCAATCCTTGATATCGGATGCGGTACAGGAAGAACCACCTTCGCTCTATATAAAAAAGGATTCCAAAATCTAACGGGAATCGACCTGACTCCTGCCATGCTTAATGAAGCCGAAAAAATAGGGCATGAATATAACCTGGACATACCCTTTTTCCTTGGCGATGCAACCGACCTCCCTTTCAACGACACATCATTCGATAAAGCAATCTTCGCTTTTAATGGTTTAATGCAAATTCCCCAGCGAAAAAACCGCACATTGGCTTTAAAAGAAATCAACCGTATTTTAAAACCTGAAGGACTCTTCATTTTCACAACACATGACCGTGATAAAAACGAAAATTACCTGAACTTCTGGGAGCAAGAGGAAATGATTTGGTGTGTTGGTAAACAAGATGAGAGGCTTTATGAATTTGGGGATATTTTCACATCCGGAAAGACGCTTCAGGAAGATACTTACCTCCATATCCCAACTAAACTTGAAGTCCTTGAGTGCCTGGAGGAAGCACGGTTTACAGTCATCGAAAGCTTTTATCGAAGTGAATTATTCCATGAAAACGATGATGTCATCGCTTTCTCTTCCGATTGCCGCTTCTGGATCGTCCAAAAATAA
- a CDS encoding D-alanine--D-alanine ligase, giving the protein MKTKLGLLYGGKSAEHEVSMQTALAVIKALDLAKFDIYPIYITKEGSWINGPKLTGPAESVDALTFSSDKSSSPLALQAHSTEENSESTGYDVIFPLLHGPNGEDGTVQGMLELLNLPYVGNGVLASSAGMDKVIMKNIFAQAGLPQVKYTWFIRSEWEKNTESAIKKVADELGYPCFVKPANLGSSVGISKCNDADELEKAVAEAFQFDRKVIIEEGVVARELEFGILGNDEPSCSVAGEIIPKKDFAFYDYSAKYVDGNSAMVIPAEITESEYAALSEMAITAFKSLDCSGLVRADFFLTNEGQIYINEVNTMPGFTPFSMFPLLWKHTGVDYPALIEKLVKLALERHQEKQQIKYTV; this is encoded by the coding sequence ATGAAAACTAAACTTGGTTTGCTTTATGGTGGAAAATCTGCGGAGCATGAGGTTTCTATGCAGACGGCTTTAGCGGTCATTAAAGCTCTCGATTTAGCAAAGTTTGATATATATCCGATTTACATAACAAAAGAGGGTTCATGGATTAATGGACCGAAGTTAACAGGACCTGCCGAGAGTGTGGATGCATTGACATTTTCATCGGATAAATCGAGCTCACCCCTTGCCTTGCAGGCACATTCAACTGAAGAAAATAGTGAATCAACAGGGTATGACGTAATTTTCCCATTGCTTCACGGACCAAATGGAGAAGATGGGACCGTGCAAGGGATGCTGGAACTATTGAACCTTCCTTATGTAGGGAATGGCGTATTGGCTTCATCAGCAGGAATGGATAAGGTCATCATGAAAAACATTTTTGCCCAGGCGGGACTTCCTCAAGTCAAATACACATGGTTCATTCGTTCTGAATGGGAGAAGAATACTGAAAGTGCCATTAAAAAGGTAGCGGATGAATTGGGTTACCCTTGTTTTGTCAAACCTGCCAATTTAGGCTCCAGTGTCGGTATCAGCAAATGTAATGATGCTGATGAACTGGAAAAAGCGGTAGCGGAAGCTTTCCAATTCGATCGGAAGGTCATCATTGAAGAAGGGGTCGTAGCTCGTGAACTCGAGTTTGGAATACTTGGTAATGATGAACCGTCTTGTTCGGTGGCAGGCGAAATCATCCCTAAGAAAGATTTTGCCTTCTATGATTATTCAGCAAAATATGTTGACGGTAATTCTGCAATGGTCATTCCAGCGGAGATAACGGAAAGCGAGTATGCAGCTTTATCCGAAATGGCCATTACTGCCTTTAAGTCATTGGATTGCTCTGGATTGGTTCGCGCTGATTTCTTCTTAACGAATGAGGGGCAAATCTATATTAATGAAGTGAATACAATGCCTGGGTTTACTCCTTTCAGCATGTTTCCGTTATTGTGGAAGCACACAGGTGTCGACTATCCAGCGTTAATTGAAAAACTCGTGAAACTTGCCTTGGAACGTCATCAGGAAAAACAACAAATCAAATATACAGTTTGA